One Alnus glutinosa chromosome 3, dhAlnGlut1.1, whole genome shotgun sequence genomic region harbors:
- the LOC133862655 gene encoding probable receptor-like protein kinase At5g24010, which produces MEKLHFPMVHFPFFLLQILSLLLLSSAQTIPTKYFTNCGSTSDVTVNGRNFVGDLNGAGFSIIGPSSSVSAVNSSTDTSLYQTARVFTQPSSSYELDAIDHGIYYVRLHFFPFKSGNTNLANALFDVSTTDFSLLSNYGVKENSPAVIEEFLLTINESKFSIYFTPQTNSFAFVNAIEVFLIPDKNYILDSFPLINSRGLAEIADGVRSQALRTIHRVNVGGPQTNDILWRTWTPDDGYILNPGNDKTCNPYNGVLKYDVLGATVYSASDIVYNTCKELKSEFSVITWSFNVGKSARHLLRLHFCDIVSTKDAYVKFDASIYSYFTQIIYVEQLVTPYYWDFLVDSDALGLITVTLGPRKDSTNKNAYLNGLEIFEYSKKLV; this is translated from the coding sequence ATGGAAAAGCTTCATTTCCCAATGGTtcatttccctttctttcttcttcaaatccTTTCTCTTCTACTTCTCTCATCGGCTCAAACTATCCCAACTAAGTATTTTACAAATTGTGGGTCAACGTCCGACGTAACTGTCAATGGTCGGAACTTCGTTGGTGACTTGAATGGTGCCGGCTTCTCTATTATTGGACCAAGCTCTTCTGTTAGTGCCGTCAATTCATCAACAGATACGTCTCTTTATCAAACAGCAAGAGTTTTCACACAACCATCGTCTTCATATGAGTTGGACGCCATCGATCATGGCATTTATTATGTTCGTCTTCATTTCTTCCCGTTTAAGTCCGGGAACACTAATCTGGCTAACGCCCTATTCGATGTTTCTACTACTGACTTTTCGCTGCTGTCAAACTATGGTGTTAAAGAGAATTCACCAGCTGTGATTGAGGAGTTCTTACTCACAATCAACGAAAGCAAGTTCAGCATCTACTTTACTCCTCAGACCAACTCTTTTGCTTTTGTGAACGCCATAGAAGTCTTTCTAATCCCAGATAAGAACTACATCCTGGATAGCTTTCCTTTGATTAATTCTCGTGGACTAGCTGAAATTGCCGATGGCGTACGATCTCAGGCTTTACGCACAATTCACAGGGTCAATGTTGGAGGTCCACAGACCAACGACATACTGTGGAGGACTTGGACACCGGATGATGGTTATATCCTTAACCCAGGAAATGACAAAACCTGCAATCCTTATAATGGTGTGCTTAAGTATGATGTTCTTGGTGCAACTGTGTATAGTGCCTCGGATATTGTCTACAACACTTGCAAAGAATTGAAATCAGAATTTTCTGTCATAACTTGGAGTTTTAATGTGGGTAAGAGTGCCAGACACCTGCTTCGGTTGCACTTCTGCGATATTGTTAGCACAAAGGATGCATATGTCAAGTTcgatgcctctatttatagctATTTCACTCAGATTATCTATGTTGAGCAGTTGGTAACTCCATATTACTGGGATTTTTTGGTTGATTCAGATGCTTTGGGACTTATCACTGTTACCTTAGGGCCTAGAAAGGATTCTACAAATAAAAACGCCTATCTGAATGGACTGGAGATTTTCGAGTATTCGAAGAAATTGGTTTAA
- the LOC133862663 gene encoding probable receptor-like protein kinase At5g24010: MVKEKRPNFVFLMETISTKHRMELLRVKMGFAGALVVNPVGRSGGLALMWKDDWFYGNPETAKREESWLLLRHLKTHAPLPWLCVGDFNEILSQDEKVGEVVRRERQMDADDTLPTKYFINCGSKSNIIVGGRNFVGDLNSGSFSVGPSSTVSAINSSTDTCLYQTARVFTNPSSYEFDITDHGIYYVRLHFFPFTSGSTNLANAQFDVSSSSFSLLSNFGVKKNSNSPVIEEFLLTINGSKFDIHFSPHSNSFAFVSAIEVFLIPDKDFVMDDFPLVTAAGSSETYVGVRSQFLRTIHRVNVGGPQNNDTLWRNWIPDDGYLLSQGSAKTCVPYKGELTYDVLGATLYSASDVVYRTCKELNSNSSNITWRFGVNKNTRHLVRLHFCDIVSAEDAFVRFDLSIYSKFSQMIYPDDANGIEQLAAPFYYDFVVDSDDSGVMNISVGPRQDSKNKNAYLNGLEILEFARK; encoded by the exons ATGGTGAAGGAAAAGAGACCAAATTTCGTGTTTCTTATGGAAACTATTAGCACGAAACATCGCATGGAGCTACTTAGAGTGAAGATGGGGTTTGCTGGAGCTTTGGTTGTGAACCCGGTTGGCAGAAGTGGTGGGCTTGCGTTAATGTGGAAGGATGATT GGTTCTATGGGAATCCGGAGACTGCAAAACGAGAGGAGTCATGGTTACTTCTTAGACATTTGAAAACCCATGCACCACTACCTTGGTTGTGTGTGggtgattttaatgaaattttgtcGCAAGATGAGAAGGTTGGGGAAGTTGTTCGCCGTGAAAGACAAatggatg CTGATGACACCCTACCAACTAAGTATTTCATCAATTGTGGGTCCAAGTCCAACATTATTGTCGGCGGTCGGAACTTCGTCGGTGACTTGAATTCTGGCTCCTTCTCTGTTGGACCAAGCTCTACTGTTAGTgccatcaattcatcaacagaTACCTGCCTTTATCAAACAGCAAGAGTTTTCACAAACCCATCTTCGTATGAGTTTGATATCACCGATCATGGCATTTATTATGTTCGTCTCCATTTCTTCCCGTTCACGTCCGGGAGTACTAATCTGGCCAATGCCCAATTCGATGTTTCAAGTTCTAGTTTTTCGCTGCTGTCAAACTTCGGTGtcaaaaaaaatagtaattcaCCTGTGATTGAGGAGTTCTTACTCACAATCAACGGAAGCAAGTTCGACATCCACTTTTCTCCCCACAGTAACTCTTTTGCTTTTGTGAGTGCCATAGAAGTCTTTCTAATCCCAGATAAAGACTTCGTCATGGACGATTTTCCTCTAGTTACTGCTGCTGGGAGTAGTGAAACTTACGTTGGCGTACGATCTCAGTTCTTACGCACAATTCACAGGGTCAATGTTGGAGGTCCACAGAACAATGACACACTCTGGAGGAATTGGATACCAGATGATGGTTATCTACTTTCTCAAGGATCCGCAAAAACCTGCGTCCCTTATAAGGGCGAGCTTACGTATGATGTTCTTGGAGCAACTTTGTACAGTGCCTCAGATGTTGTTTACAGGACTTGCAaagaattaaattcaaattcgtCCAACATAACTTGGCGTTTTGGTGTAAACAAGAACACCAGACACCTGGTGAGGCTGCACTTCTGCGATATTGTTAGCGCAGAGGATGCTTTTGTGAGGTTCGATCTCTCTATTTATAGCAAATTCAGTCAGATGATCTACCCTGACGATGCTAACGGAATCGAGCAGTTGGCAGCTCCATTTTACTATGATTTTGTGGTTGATTCAGATGATTCGGGAGTTATGAATATTAGTGTAGGGCCTAGGCAGgattcgaaaaataaaaatgcctaTCTGAATGGGCTGGAGATTTTGGAGTTTGCAAGGAAATGA
- the LOC133862659 gene encoding probable receptor-like protein kinase At5g24010, whose product MEKLHFLMLLLPFFLLHFLSLLLLSSADNTLPTKYFINCGSKSNIIVGGRNFVGDLNSGSFSVGPSSTVSAINSSTDTSLYQTARVFTNPSSYEFDITDHGIYYVRLHFFPFTSGSTNLANAQFDVSSSSFSLLSNFGVKENSNSPVIEEFLLTINGSKFDIHFSPHSNSFAFVSAIEVFLIPDKDFVMDDFPLVTAAGSSETYVGVRSQFLRTIHRVNVGGPQNNDTLWRNWIPDDGYLLSQGSAKTCVPYKGELTYDVLGATLYSASDVVYRTCKELNSNSSNITWRFGVNKNTRHLVRLHFCDIVSAEDAFVRFDLSIYSKFSQMIYPDDANGIEQLAAPFYYDFVVDSDDSGVMNISVGPRQDSKNKNAYLNGLEILEFARK is encoded by the coding sequence ATGGAAAAGCTTCATTTTCTCATGCTTCTCTTGCCtttctttctcctccatttCCTTTCTCTTCTGCTGCTCTCATCAGCTGATAACACCCTACCAACTAAGTATTTCATCAATTGTGGGTCCAAGTCCAACATTATTGTTGGCGGTCGGAACTTCGTCGGTGACTTGAATTCTGGCTCCTTCTCTGTTGGACCAAGCTCTACTGTTAGTgccatcaattcatcaacagaTACCTCCCTTTATCAAACAGCAAGAGTTTTCACAAACCCATCTTCGTATGAGTTTGATATCACCGATCATGGCATTTATTATGTTCGTCTCCATTTCTTCCCGTTCACGTCCGGGAGTACTAATCTGGCCAATGCCCAATTCGATGTTTCAAGTTCTAGTTTTTCGCTGCTGTCAAACTTCGGTGTTAAAGAAAATAGTAATTCACCTGTGATTGAGGAGTTCTTACTCACAATCAACGGAAGCAAGTTCGACATCCACTTTTCTCCCCACAGTAACTCTTTTGCTTTTGTGAGTGCCATAGAAGTCTTTCTAATCCCAGATAAAGACTTCGTCATGGACGATTTTCCTCTAGTTACTGCTGCTGGGAGTAGTGAAACTTACGTTGGCGTACGATCTCAGTTCTTACGCACAATTCACAGGGTCAATGTTGGAGGTCCACAGAACAATGACACACTCTGGAGGAATTGGATACCAGATGATGGTTATCTACTTTCTCAAGGATCCGCAAAAACCTGCGTCCCTTATAAGGGCGAGCTTACGTATGATGTTCTTGGAGCAACTTTGTACAGTGCCTCAGATGTTGTTTACAGGACTTGCAaagaattaaattcaaattcgtCCAACATAACTTGGCGTTTTGGTGTAAACAAGAACACCAGACACCTGGTGAGGCTGCACTTCTGCGATATTGTTAGCGCAGAGGATGCTTTTGTGAGGTTCGATCTCTCTATTTATAGCAAATTCAGTCAGATGATCTACCCTGACGATGCTAACGGAATCGAGCAGTTGGCAGCTCCATTTTACTATGATTTTGTGGTTGATTCAGATGATTCGGGAGTTATGAATATTAGTGTAGGGCCTAGGCAGgattcgaaaaataaaaatgcctaTCTGAATGGGCTGGAGATTTTGGAGTTTGCAAGGAAATGA